From one Nitrosococcus halophilus Nc 4 genomic stretch:
- a CDS encoding ABC-F family ATP-binding cassette domain-containing protein translates to MSSTLLINSHAISKSYGNHALFSDISLGFFSDERLGLIGPNGSGKSTLLKIFAGIETPDSGKIVQKRDALVVYLPQEDRFDPEKTVEETLFQVLSEEHRETEHYQRLREISRQVVFPNREQKVGTLSGGWRKRLAISQALIQEPDLLLMDEPTNHLDMEGILWLEGLLKQASFAFVLVSHDRYFLENTTNRIVELNKQYPEGFLKVEGNYSSFLQKREEMLNQQAQQELVLSNKVERELNWLRRGPKARTSKARYRLDSAQQLQDELSAVKARNAQGKAAEIDFEATQRKTKKLLEAKDLGISRGGKQLFVHLSLQLSPGRCVGILGRNGSGKSTLMQLLKGDLSPDSGSIKWADGVQIVTFDQKREQLDPTQTLKEALCPQGDQVIFQGRALHIASWAKRFLFPSEKLGLPVSQLSGGEQARVLIANLMLKPADILLLDEPTNDLDIPTLEVLEESLQDFPGAIVLITHDRFLLDRLSDTLLYLDGHGKAEFFADYHQWLEARNSQPSKEASKGHSPPPKQKASQGLSYEERKELNRIEQKISKAEQVVEVFQQRLHDPEITSDFERLTELYAQLKEAENKVAQLYQRWEELELINQNN, encoded by the coding sequence ATGTCTTCAACTCTCCTGATTAACAGTCATGCCATTAGCAAGTCTTATGGAAATCATGCTTTATTTTCCGATATTTCTCTGGGATTCTTTTCCGATGAACGCTTAGGGTTAATTGGTCCCAATGGTTCTGGAAAATCCACCTTGTTGAAAATTTTTGCAGGAATTGAGACCCCCGACTCAGGAAAGATTGTCCAGAAACGAGATGCGCTCGTGGTTTATTTGCCTCAGGAGGATCGATTCGACCCGGAAAAAACCGTTGAGGAAACTTTATTCCAGGTTCTCTCAGAGGAGCATAGAGAAACGGAGCACTATCAACGCCTGCGGGAAATTAGCCGTCAGGTGGTGTTTCCAAATAGGGAGCAGAAGGTAGGCACTTTATCGGGAGGATGGCGTAAACGGCTTGCCATTAGCCAGGCTTTGATACAGGAACCGGATTTATTGCTCATGGATGAGCCCACCAACCACCTGGACATGGAAGGGATTTTATGGCTAGAAGGGTTGCTGAAGCAGGCTTCTTTTGCTTTTGTGTTGGTGAGTCACGACCGTTATTTTCTGGAAAACACCACCAATCGGATTGTGGAGCTCAATAAGCAGTATCCAGAGGGTTTTCTGAAGGTGGAGGGTAATTACAGCAGTTTTCTTCAGAAGCGGGAAGAGATGCTTAACCAGCAGGCACAGCAGGAACTGGTTCTCTCCAATAAAGTAGAACGAGAACTCAATTGGTTGAGAAGAGGTCCTAAAGCCCGGACCTCGAAAGCGCGTTATCGTCTTGACAGCGCGCAACAGCTCCAGGATGAGTTGAGCGCAGTGAAAGCCCGCAACGCCCAAGGGAAAGCCGCAGAAATTGATTTTGAAGCGACTCAGCGAAAAACCAAGAAGCTTTTGGAAGCCAAAGATCTAGGAATCAGCCGGGGCGGAAAGCAACTCTTTGTCCATCTGAGCCTACAGCTTTCTCCAGGCAGGTGTGTGGGGATCTTAGGGCGGAATGGAAGTGGGAAAAGCACTTTGATGCAACTGCTAAAAGGAGATCTTAGCCCCGATTCCGGCTCTATCAAGTGGGCGGATGGGGTTCAAATCGTGACTTTTGATCAAAAGCGGGAGCAATTAGATCCGACCCAGACCTTAAAGGAAGCCTTGTGCCCCCAGGGAGATCAGGTTATTTTCCAGGGACGTGCCCTCCATATCGCCTCTTGGGCTAAGCGTTTTCTTTTCCCCAGTGAAAAGCTGGGGCTTCCGGTATCCCAGCTTTCCGGCGGAGAACAAGCCCGGGTGTTGATTGCGAATTTGATGCTAAAGCCTGCGGATATTTTATTGTTGGATGAACCAACCAATGACTTGGACATTCCTACCCTTGAGGTGCTGGAGGAAAGTTTGCAGGACTTTCCCGGCGCTATCGTTCTGATTACCCATGACCGTTTCTTGCTGGATCGTCTTAGCGACACATTGCTTTACTTGGATGGTCATGGGAAAGCGGAATTTTTTGCCGATTATCACCAATGGCTCGAGGCTAGAAACTCCCAACCTTCAAAAGAGGCATCCAAAGGTCATTCTCCTCCGCCCAAACAGAAGGCGTCTCAAGGATTGAGTTATGAAGAACGGAAAGAGCTCAACCGAATTGAGCAAAAAATCTCAAAGGCGGAGCAAGTCGTCGAGGTATTTCAGCAGCGGCTTCATGATCCTGAAATTACCAGTGATTTTGAACGATTAACGGAGCTATACGCCCAGCTTAAAGAGGCGGAGAATAAGGTGGCACAGCTATATCAGCGGTGGGAAGAATTGGAGTTGATAAATCAGAATAATTGA
- a CDS encoding ferritin-like domain-containing protein gives MSEELRKALTEAMNDEYKARATYRQVMSRYGDIRPFVNIVEAEERHIQALLPLFHKYGIPVPEDDWDSKVEVPSSVLEACRKGVQAEIDNAEMYDRLLHLTQEYPDVYQVFLQLKRASQENHLPAFQRCAERGQEGGHGRGRGRRHRHGQGCG, from the coding sequence ATGTCAGAGGAATTGAGAAAGGCGCTTACAGAGGCCATGAATGATGAGTATAAGGCCCGTGCCACCTATCGTCAGGTGATGAGCAGATACGGAGACATTAGGCCATTTGTAAATATTGTGGAAGCCGAGGAGCGACATATCCAAGCATTGCTTCCCTTATTTCATAAATATGGTATCCCCGTCCCGGAAGATGATTGGGATTCTAAGGTTGAGGTTCCTTCTTCTGTTTTGGAAGCCTGTCGGAAGGGGGTTCAGGCGGAAATAGACAATGCGGAAATGTATGATCGGCTACTTCACCTTACCCAGGAATATCCCGATGTTTATCAGGTATTCTTACAATTAAAAAGAGCTTCCCAGGAGAATCATTTGCCTGCGTTTCAGAGATGCGCAGAAAGAGGGCAAGAGGGTGGACATGGTCGAGGGAGGGGGCGGCGCCATCGTCATGGTCAAGGGTGCGGGTAA
- a CDS encoding lipase family protein, whose product MNFVDQTQLLLEASRATYTKPRKFNFERWQPAFIDVFKGDSFTGFIASDDRIVVLSFRGTQINIKSSHDLETSALNWLTNLNYAQIVYDKLGYRVHKGFDNELDSIYSQLPEMVRDHGGGSKQLFITGHSAGGALATIAARRLKEANEIPVTAAHVFSSPRVGDRNFSRSYPLPIFRFERRDDLIPHVPFSPAVAKILGTVFLDRILDFFPNLGAYQTKNIEYIHVGKLFFVDWNDELFYTEKLEGYWGRIMESVLGQPSLPGTPMPKAFMDGGRLLTTFSNVLNQLNLGNRDFLRDHDLEILQRIVRKILKAATYP is encoded by the coding sequence ATGAATTTTGTCGATCAAACTCAGCTGCTATTAGAAGCGTCCAGGGCGACTTATACAAAACCTCGGAAATTTAATTTTGAGAGGTGGCAGCCAGCGTTTATTGACGTCTTTAAAGGCGATAGCTTTACCGGTTTTATCGCCTCTGATGATCGTATTGTGGTGCTGTCCTTTCGTGGTACTCAAATTAATATAAAATCCTCTCATGATTTAGAGACTTCAGCATTGAATTGGTTGACCAACCTTAATTATGCCCAGATTGTTTATGATAAGTTGGGCTATAGAGTGCACAAAGGCTTTGACAACGAGTTGGATTCTATTTATAGCCAACTTCCTGAGATGGTTCGGGATCATGGTGGAGGGAGCAAACAACTTTTTATCACTGGTCATAGCGCGGGAGGCGCTTTAGCTACCATTGCGGCAAGGCGGCTTAAGGAAGCCAATGAGATACCGGTAACCGCTGCCCATGTATTCTCATCGCCTCGGGTTGGCGATCGGAATTTTTCAAGGTCTTACCCTCTTCCGATTTTCAGGTTTGAGCGACGTGATGATTTGATTCCTCATGTCCCTTTTTCTCCGGCAGTTGCAAAAATCCTTGGAACGGTGTTTTTAGACCGAATTCTTGATTTTTTCCCAAACCTTGGGGCTTATCAGACAAAAAACATTGAATATATTCATGTGGGTAAATTGTTTTTTGTAGATTGGAATGACGAGCTTTTTTATACCGAGAAATTAGAGGGATATTGGGGCAGAATAATGGAGTCTGTTTTGGGACAGCCGTCATTGCCGGGCACCCCCATGCCAAAAGCATTCATGGATGGGGGAAGGTTGCTGACGACTTTCTCCAATGTTCTGAATCAGCTTAACTTGGGAAATAGAGACTTTTTGAGGGATCATGATCTGGAGATCCTGCAGCGTATTGTCCGGAAGATACTCAAAGCGGCCACCTACCCTTAA
- a CDS encoding ribbon-helix-helix protein, CopG family, with amino-acid sequence MARELLNVRIDSELKKQLQELAERENRTLSNLVETVLANYAKREFMAKRE; translated from the coding sequence ATGGCAAGAGAATTATTGAATGTGCGAATCGATTCCGAACTCAAGAAACAACTTCAGGAGTTAGCAGAGAGAGAAAACCGAACGCTGTCGAACCTCGTCGAAACGGTGCTCGCCAACTACGCGAAACGCGAATTCATGGCAAAACGCGAGTAA